DNA from Sphingomonas psychrotolerans:
TTTGCACGTGCCTATGTCATCGGGCACGAAGTGGGGCATCATATCCAGAATCTCGAAGGCACTTCGACCAAGGTCAGCCAGGCGCAGGCCCGCGCTTCGCGGGCGGAAGGCAACAAATTGTCGGTGCTGCTCGAACTGCAGGCCGATTGCTATGCCGGCGTATGGGCGAAACGCAGCGGCCGGCTCGAGCCGGGCGACATCGAGGAGGGCATGACCGCGGCGAATGCCATCGGCGACGACACGCTGCAGCGCCAGGGCCAGGGCGAAGTGGTGCCCGACAGCTTCACCCACGGCAGCTCGGCGCAGCGCAAGCAATGGCTCCAGCGCGGGCTCGACAGCGGCGATCCGGCGCAGTGCGATACGTTCGCAGCGGCGGGGTGACGGAAGCGGATGGGGCGGCTAAGCCCATCCGATGACCGAAGCTGCCGAAGCCCCCGAACGCCCGAAACTTGCTTATCGTCACACGCCCGGCCGCGGGCCGACGGTGGTATTCCTGTGCGGCTACGGGTCGGACATGAACGGCACCAAGGCGCTGGCGCTGCAGCAATGGGCGCAGCGCAGCGGGCGGGCGTTCCTGCGCTTCGATTATGCCGGGTGCGGCGAAAGCGAAGGCGATTTCGAGGACCAGACTCTGGCCTTGTGGCGCGACGATGCGCTGCGGGTCATCGACAAGGTGGTCGATGGGCCGGTGGTGCTGGTCGGCTCGTCAATGGGCGGTTGGGTGATGCTGATGGTCGCCAAAATGCGGGCCGAACTGGTCAAGGGGATGGTCGGGATCGCGGCGGCGCCGGACTTCACCGACTGGGGTTTCAACCAGGCCGACAAGCTCACGATCCTGCAGCATGGGCGGATCGAGCAGCCCAATGATTATGGCGAGGCGCCGACGGTGACGACGCGCGGCTTCTGGGCCTCTGGCGAGGCCAATCGGATGATGATCGGGCCGATCGCCTTCGACGGCCCGGTGCGGCTGCTGCAGGGACAGCGCGACAAGGAAGTGCCGTGGGAGCGCGCGGCGCGGCTTGCCGAGCTGATCCGTTCAGATGCGGTGCAGACGGTGCTGGTCAAGGACGGCGACCACCGGCTCTCGCGCGATTCGGACATCGCGCTGATCCTCCGGGCTGTCGAGGACGTGCTTTCCTTATGTTCTTCTTCCTCCTGAGCCTTCAGGCCGCGACTGCGGCCACGCCCCCGCCGGGGCAGGAACCGCCGCGTTATGCCGAGTGCATGGACCTCGCGACCGGCGACCCGTCGCAAGGCGTGGCCGCGGCGACCAAATGGCGGGTCGAGGGTGGCGGGATGCTCGCGCGGCAATGCCTGGGCGTGGCCTATGCCAATCAGAAGCGCTGGCCCTCGGCGGCGGCGGCGTTCGAGGAAGCGGCGCGCGACGCCGA
Protein-coding regions in this window:
- a CDS encoding alpha/beta hydrolase, which codes for MTEAAEAPERPKLAYRHTPGRGPTVVFLCGYGSDMNGTKALALQQWAQRSGRAFLRFDYAGCGESEGDFEDQTLALWRDDALRVIDKVVDGPVVLVGSSMGGWVMLMVAKMRAELVKGMVGIAAAPDFTDWGFNQADKLTILQHGRIEQPNDYGEAPTVTTRGFWASGEANRMMIGPIAFDGPVRLLQGQRDKEVPWERAARLAELIRSDAVQTVLVKDGDHRLSRDSDIALILRAVEDVLSLCSSSS